The following coding sequences are from one uncultured Bacteroides sp. window:
- a CDS encoding FimB/Mfa2 family fimbrial subunit: MNALTFLYRFFTLLFATMLLFGCIGEQTDNCVQYELTVNAVTPSGQDVTSSGTITSIDLYLFDENGFVRMVPKGTSSDYLFGTDRNKSLTLVAWANLKGDSLKVPSLAVGTSLENAQIGLLETESGYNLPVTDLFYARRRLTSENLLTRGMQSDTVKLVMERISAGLSVKVSHLQKYFGGEEEKLHIVLRGVGTALNFLGNPLGKEAGYIPTMHATQGKDEWMAPLFRVFPTQEDYKVFVDLYRNDKLLFTINTDDEGNPLKAVPGMETYITVDFDYARLLVNVNVLPWGSGGGQYTEF, encoded by the coding sequence ATGAATGCCCTGACTTTCTTATACCGCTTTTTTACTTTGTTGTTTGCTACGATGCTGCTCTTTGGCTGCATAGGGGAGCAAACGGATAACTGTGTACAGTATGAGCTCACTGTAAATGCGGTAACGCCTTCGGGGCAGGATGTTACCTCCTCGGGAACGATAACCTCCATTGATCTGTATTTGTTCGATGAAAACGGTTTTGTCAGGATGGTGCCTAAGGGTACCTCCTCGGATTATTTGTTTGGTACAGATCGAAATAAATCTTTGACGTTGGTTGCTTGGGCTAATCTGAAAGGAGACAGTTTGAAAGTACCTTCGTTAGCGGTAGGTACTTCACTGGAGAATGCTCAGATAGGGTTGTTAGAAACCGAATCAGGTTATAACCTGCCTGTGACGGATCTTTTTTATGCCCGTAGGAGACTCACTTCCGAGAATCTTTTAACCAGAGGTATGCAGAGTGATACGGTCAAACTTGTTATGGAACGTATTTCGGCGGGGTTGTCGGTAAAAGTAAGTCATTTGCAGAAATATTTCGGAGGGGAAGAAGAGAAGCTGCACATTGTGTTACGGGGAGTAGGTACGGCACTCAATTTTTTAGGTAATCCTTTAGGTAAAGAGGCCGGATATATTCCTACTATGCATGCTACTCAAGGGAAAGATGAGTGGATGGCTCCTCTTTTCCGAGTTTTCCCCACGCAGGAGGATTATAAAGTTTTTGTTGATCTCTACCGGAATGATAAACTTCTGTTCACCATTAATACGGACGATGAAGGAAATCCTCTCAAAGCTGTTCCGGGTATGGAGACCTACATCACTGTTGATTTTGACTATGCTCGTTTGTTGGTGAATGTGAATGTTCTTCCCTGGGGTAGCGGGGGAGGACAGTACACTGAATTCTGA
- a CDS encoding fimbrial protein, whose protein sequence is MKKDFYLMAAACAMLFAGCSSESDPVPNSSGEKTAKMELNLTGSATRATGTELPGDTGAENKINTVAVGVFNSDGSTNTIAEFTSGQVTAKTGIVNCSPATSCSVIVVANAPSGTFAGVTTRTAFVAKTVQLSQTNNSGAQENTNLPMSAEQTSVDLTAGATNTVTMQLSRLVSRISIADIKADFDPNGQYKDATFTATGIFLYNAKSTSTVDPGSPTTTSLITGEDAGNEYLLNTLDQSITSTSYTTPYWFYTFVNDATNPTKLVIKGTFDADGAGASSEETVYYPVVVNKNQTGTTNDGSGDATITRNLAYKIGVTIKGKGVASPATDIEPAALTVNVQVADWTLIVTQDVIFD, encoded by the coding sequence ATGAAAAAAGATTTTTATTTGATGGCAGCCGCATGTGCAATGCTTTTTGCAGGTTGTTCGAGTGAGAGTGATCCCGTTCCTAACTCTTCAGGAGAAAAAACTGCAAAAATGGAACTTAACCTCACCGGAAGTGCCACTCGTGCCACCGGTACAGAATTGCCCGGTGATACCGGAGCTGAAAACAAGATTAACACGGTTGCAGTAGGCGTCTTTAACTCCGATGGCTCCACCAATACCATAGCTGAATTTACATCCGGACAAGTAACAGCTAAAACGGGTATTGTGAATTGTAGTCCCGCTACCAGTTGTTCTGTAATTGTAGTAGCTAACGCTCCTTCGGGTACTTTTGCGGGAGTTACGACCCGTACTGCATTTGTGGCGAAAACGGTTCAACTCTCTCAAACCAATAATTCTGGAGCACAAGAGAATACGAATCTCCCCATGTCTGCAGAGCAGACTTCGGTGGATCTCACTGCCGGAGCCACCAATACGGTCACCATGCAGCTAAGCCGTTTGGTTTCTCGTATCTCCATAGCGGATATCAAGGCTGATTTTGATCCTAACGGGCAATATAAAGATGCTACTTTTACGGCTACGGGTATTTTTCTTTATAACGCCAAATCTACTTCCACGGTTGATCCGGGTTCTCCCACAACTACTAGCCTGATAACGGGAGAGGATGCTGGTAATGAATACCTGCTTAATACCTTGGATCAAAGTATCACCTCAACCTCCTATACCACTCCTTATTGGTTTTATACCTTTGTCAATGACGCAACGAATCCCACCAAATTGGTTATTAAGGGGACGTTTGATGCCGATGGTGCAGGTGCTTCCTCTGAAGAGACTGTTTACTATCCTGTGGTGGTGAATAAGAACCAGACCGGAACAACAAATGATGGTTCTGGCGACGCAACCATTACACGCAATCTGGCTTATAAGATCGGAGTGACTATTAAGGGAAAAGGGGTTGCCTCCCCAGCAACGGATATTGAGCCAGCAGCATTGACGGTGAATGTTCAGGTGGCGGACTGGACTCTTATTGTTACTCAGGATGTCATTTTTGATTAA